A stretch of the Streptomyces sp. NBC_01428 genome encodes the following:
- the pyk gene encoding pyruvate kinase: MRRAKIVCTLGPATDSYDQIKALVEAGMDVARLNLSHGTHAEHEERYQRVRKASDETGHSVGILADLQGPKIRLGRFTEGPVLLERGDTFTITVEEGAEGDRQSCGTTYDGLAADVTPGERILVDDGKVSLEVTSVDGPRVHTTVIEGGMVSDHKGLNLPGVAVSVPALSDKDEADLRWALRSGCDVIALSFVRSGRDIEDVHRIMDEEGRRLPVIAKIEKPQAVDNIDNIVAAFDGIMVARGDLGVEMPLEQVPIVQKRAIKLAKRNAKPVIVATQMLDSMIDNSRPTRAEASDVANAVIDGTDAVMLSGETSVGKYPIETVKTMGRIVEAAEEDILAKGLPPLTDRNKPRTQGGAVARAAAEMGDFLGAKFLVAFTQSGDTVRRLSRYRSPIPLLAFTPTPATRSQLNLTWGVETFLGPHVDSTDAMVDQVDELLLKYGRCAKGDIVVITAGSPPGVSGSTNLVRVHHIGEDDSPK; encoded by the coding sequence ATGCGCCGAGCAAAGATCGTCTGTACATTGGGCCCCGCCACCGACTCGTACGACCAGATCAAAGCCCTGGTCGAAGCCGGAATGGACGTCGCCCGCCTCAACCTCAGCCACGGCACCCACGCCGAACACGAGGAGCGCTACCAGCGCGTCCGAAAGGCCTCCGACGAAACCGGCCACAGCGTCGGCATCCTCGCCGACCTTCAAGGCCCGAAGATCCGACTCGGCCGCTTCACCGAAGGCCCCGTACTCCTTGAACGCGGAGACACCTTCACCATCACCGTCGAAGAAGGCGCCGAAGGCGACCGCCAGTCCTGCGGAACCACCTACGACGGACTCGCCGCCGACGTCACACCCGGTGAACGCATCCTCGTCGACGACGGCAAAGTCTCCCTCGAAGTCACCTCCGTCGACGGCCCCCGCGTCCACACCACCGTCATCGAAGGCGGCATGGTCTCCGACCACAAAGGCCTCAACCTCCCCGGCGTCGCCGTCTCCGTCCCCGCCCTCTCCGACAAGGACGAAGCAGACCTCCGCTGGGCCCTCCGCTCCGGCTGCGACGTCATCGCCCTCTCCTTCGTCCGCAGCGGACGCGACATCGAAGACGTCCACCGCATCATGGACGAAGAAGGCCGCCGCCTCCCCGTCATCGCGAAAATCGAAAAACCCCAGGCCGTCGACAACATCGACAACATCGTCGCCGCCTTCGACGGCATCATGGTCGCCCGCGGAGACCTCGGCGTCGAAATGCCCCTCGAACAAGTCCCCATCGTCCAAAAGCGCGCCATCAAACTCGCCAAGCGCAACGCCAAACCCGTCATCGTCGCCACACAGATGCTCGACTCGATGATCGACAACTCCCGGCCCACCCGCGCCGAAGCCTCCGACGTCGCCAACGCCGTCATCGACGGCACCGACGCCGTCATGCTCTCCGGCGAGACCAGCGTCGGCAAATACCCCATCGAAACCGTCAAGACCATGGGCCGCATCGTCGAAGCAGCCGAAGAAGACATCCTCGCCAAAGGCCTCCCACCCCTCACCGACCGCAACAAACCCCGCACCCAAGGCGGAGCCGTCGCCCGCGCCGCCGCCGAAATGGGCGACTTCCTCGGCGCTAAATTCCTCGTCGCCTTCACCCAGTCCGGCGACACCGTCCGCCGCCTCTCCCGCTACCGCTCACCCATCCCCCTCCTCGCCTTCACCCCCACCCCCGCCACCCGCTCCCAGCTCAACCTCACCTGGGGCGTCGAAACCTTCCTCGGCCCCCACGTCGACTCCACCGACGCCATGGTCGACCAGGTCGACGAACTCCTCCTCAAATACGGCCGCTGCGCCAAGGGCGACATCGTCGTGATCACCGCCGGCTCCCCGCCCGGAGTCTCCGGCTCCACGAACCTCGTCCGCGTCCACCACATCGGCGAGGACGACAGCCCCAAGTAG
- a CDS encoding helix-turn-helix domain-containing protein — protein sequence MYGHGTEVRQRALALLRDGARNTEVARRFGIPLGTVGYWKHMDRAKRGEPVAVRPSLLCPRCDSRELDEAAYSYLLGLYLGDGHISHYAKHRVPSLVITLDDAWPGIQDSAERALRAVFPHNATCRVRTVGAHNIKVYFKHLVCLFPQHGPGRKHERPIVLEPWQRDIVDACPWDFVRGLIHSDGCRITNWTTRLVGGERKRYEYPRYFFTNVSDDIRQLFTDTLDRLGVAWTHCTRHGNPYNISVARRASVALLDAHVGPKY from the coding sequence ATGTACGGCCACGGCACAGAAGTACGACAGAGGGCGCTGGCCCTCCTGCGCGACGGCGCCCGGAACACCGAGGTGGCACGCCGCTTCGGGATTCCGCTCGGCACGGTCGGCTACTGGAAGCACATGGACAGAGCGAAGCGCGGCGAACCGGTCGCCGTCCGCCCCTCGCTCCTCTGTCCCCGGTGCGACAGCCGCGAGCTCGACGAGGCCGCATACAGCTACCTCCTCGGTCTTTACCTGGGGGACGGACACATCAGTCACTACGCGAAGCACAGAGTGCCGAGCCTCGTGATCACTCTGGATGACGCGTGGCCGGGCATCCAGGACAGTGCGGAGCGCGCGCTGCGGGCCGTGTTCCCCCACAACGCCACATGCCGAGTGCGCACCGTGGGAGCGCACAACATCAAGGTCTACTTCAAGCACCTCGTGTGCCTCTTCCCCCAGCACGGCCCCGGAAGGAAACACGAGCGCCCCATCGTGCTCGAACCCTGGCAGCGGGACATCGTCGACGCGTGCCCGTGGGACTTCGTCCGAGGTCTCATCCATTCCGACGGCTGCCGGATCACCAACTGGACGACGCGGCTCGTCGGCGGCGAGCGGAAGCGCTACGAGTACCCGCGGTACTTCTTCACCAACGTCTCCGACGACATCCGACAGCTGTTCACCGACACCCTGGACAGGCTCGGTGTCGCGTGGACGCACTGCACCCGCCACGGGAATCCGTACAACATCTCGGTCGCACGGAGAGCTTCCGTGGCATTGCTCGACGCCCACGTCGGCCCCAAATACTGA
- the pepN gene encoding aminopeptidase N, with amino-acid sequence MSVLTRDEAQTRAQLLDVHHYGIELDVTRGDETFDSLTVIRFTARDDADTFVELKPAELRSVTLDGRPLDPETLDENRLPLKGLTAGEHELRVDAAMRYSRTGEGMHRFTDPTDGETYLYTQLFMEDVQRVFAAFDQPDLKSVFELTVTAPEGWTVLANGVTEHLGDGHWKAAPTPLISTYLVAVAAGPWHSVRTEHAGLPFGLHCRRSLAPHLDADADEILDVTRACYDRYHEKFDEPYPFDSYDQAFVPEFNAGAMENPGLVTFRDEFIYRSAVTDTERQTRAMVIAHEMAHMWFGDLVTLRWWDDIWLNESFAEYMGYQTLTEATRFTDTWVDFGVARKSWGYDADQRPSTHPVAPDPDAVPDTASAMLNFDGISYAKGASALRQLVAWLGEKDFLAGINTHFARHKFGNASLADFIDNLASATERDVHAWAEDWLRTTGVDTLTPTLREADGAWQLTVDRDGSRPHRIAVGAYDTVPGDDRRLTLRERFELDVPQSESTHSAPGRRPALLVLNDSDLTYAKVRFDTESFTTVEAALSGIPDALTRAVVWNALRDAVRDGELPPMAYIDAARTHLPHETDLALVQGVLTFAATHVANRYLGPEQRPTALATLTDLCRDLIRRTEDGSHPGLRLIAVRHHIDVAAHPDTISAWFSEGTVPGGPELDPELRWRILGRLAVLGAVDDAVIEAELVQDPSATGQEGAARCRAALPDPEAKRAAWDAMFATDDLSNYLFTATAQGFWQPEQTDLVGGYVERYWADAVAVAERRGPAIADAAGRWAFPAHAVTADTLTLGATCLRDAGPIPALRRKLTDQLDDLARALRVRQA; translated from the coding sequence ATGTCCGTACTGACGCGCGACGAAGCGCAGACCCGTGCCCAGCTCCTCGATGTCCACCACTACGGGATCGAACTCGACGTGACCCGAGGGGACGAGACCTTCGACTCCCTGACCGTCATCCGGTTCACCGCCCGCGACGACGCGGACACCTTCGTCGAACTGAAGCCCGCCGAACTGCGCTCCGTCACCCTCGACGGCCGGCCCCTCGACCCCGAGACCCTCGACGAGAACCGGCTGCCCCTCAAGGGCCTCACCGCAGGCGAGCACGAACTGCGCGTCGACGCCGCCATGCGCTACTCCCGCACCGGCGAGGGCATGCACCGCTTCACCGACCCCACCGACGGCGAGACCTACCTCTACACCCAGCTCTTCATGGAAGACGTCCAGCGCGTCTTCGCCGCCTTCGACCAGCCCGACCTCAAGTCCGTCTTCGAACTGACCGTCACCGCCCCCGAAGGCTGGACCGTCCTCGCCAACGGCGTCACCGAACACCTCGGAGACGGCCACTGGAAGGCCGCCCCCACCCCCCTGATCTCCACCTACCTCGTCGCCGTCGCCGCCGGCCCCTGGCACTCCGTACGCACCGAACACGCCGGACTGCCCTTCGGCCTGCACTGCCGCCGCTCCCTCGCCCCCCACCTCGACGCCGACGCCGACGAGATCCTCGACGTCACCCGCGCCTGCTACGACCGCTACCACGAGAAGTTCGACGAGCCCTACCCCTTCGACTCCTACGACCAGGCGTTCGTCCCCGAGTTCAACGCCGGAGCCATGGAGAACCCCGGACTCGTCACCTTCCGCGACGAGTTCATCTACCGCTCCGCCGTCACCGACACCGAACGCCAGACCCGCGCCATGGTCATCGCCCACGAAATGGCCCACATGTGGTTCGGCGACCTCGTCACCCTGCGCTGGTGGGACGACATCTGGCTCAACGAGTCCTTCGCCGAGTACATGGGCTACCAGACCCTCACCGAAGCCACCCGCTTCACGGACACCTGGGTCGACTTCGGCGTCGCCCGCAAGTCCTGGGGCTACGACGCCGACCAGCGCCCCTCCACCCACCCCGTCGCCCCCGACCCGGACGCCGTCCCCGACACCGCGTCCGCCATGCTCAACTTCGACGGCATCTCCTACGCCAAGGGCGCCTCCGCCCTGCGCCAACTCGTCGCCTGGCTCGGCGAGAAGGACTTCCTCGCGGGCATCAACACCCACTTCGCCCGCCACAAGTTCGGCAACGCCAGCCTCGCCGACTTCATCGACAACCTCGCCTCCGCCACCGAACGCGACGTCCACGCCTGGGCCGAGGACTGGCTCCGCACCACCGGCGTCGACACCCTCACCCCCACCCTCCGCGAAGCGGACGGCGCATGGCAGCTCACCGTCGACCGCGACGGCAGCCGCCCCCACCGCATCGCCGTCGGCGCCTACGACACCGTCCCCGGCGACGACCGCCGCCTCACCCTGCGCGAGCGCTTCGAACTCGACGTCCCCCAGAGCGAGAGCACCCACTCCGCCCCCGGACGCCGCCCCGCACTCCTCGTCCTCAACGACTCCGACCTCACCTACGCCAAGGTCCGCTTCGACACCGAGTCCTTCACCACCGTCGAAGCCGCCCTCTCCGGCATCCCCGACGCCCTCACCCGCGCCGTCGTCTGGAACGCCCTGCGCGACGCCGTACGCGACGGCGAACTGCCCCCCATGGCCTACATCGACGCCGCCCGCACCCACCTCCCGCACGAGACCGACCTCGCCCTCGTCCAGGGCGTCCTCACCTTCGCCGCCACCCACGTCGCCAACCGCTACCTCGGCCCCGAGCAGCGCCCCACCGCCCTCGCCACCCTCACCGACCTGTGCCGCGACCTCATCCGCCGCACCGAGGACGGCTCCCACCCCGGCCTGCGCCTCATCGCCGTACGCCACCACATCGACGTCGCCGCCCACCCCGACACCATCAGCGCCTGGTTCTCCGAAGGCACCGTCCCCGGCGGCCCCGAACTCGACCCCGAACTGCGCTGGCGCATCCTCGGCCGGCTCGCCGTCCTCGGCGCCGTCGACGACGCCGTCATCGAAGCCGAACTCGTCCAGGACCCCAGCGCCACCGGCCAGGAAGGCGCCGCCCGCTGCCGCGCCGCACTGCCCGACCCCGAGGCCAAACGCGCCGCCTGGGACGCCATGTTCGCCACCGACGACCTCTCCAACTACCTGTTCACCGCCACCGCCCAGGGCTTCTGGCAGCCCGAACAGACCGACCTCGTCGGCGGCTACGTCGAGCGCTACTGGGCCGACGCCGTCGCCGTCGCCGAACGCCGCGGCCCCGCCATCGCCGACGCCGCCGGCCGCTGGGCCTTCCCCGCCCACGCCGTCACCGCCGACACCCTCACCCTCGGCGCGACCTGCCTGCGCGACGCCGGCCCCATCCCCGCCCTGCGCCGCAAACTCACCGACCAGCTCGACGACCTCGCCCGCGCCCTGCGCGTCCGCCAGGCCTGA
- a CDS encoding 5'-nucleotidase C-terminal domain-containing protein — protein sequence MPLNRRKFLKKSAVTGAGVAFAGAVGAPAAQAVEARKGHRPVKRYALTVMGTTDLHGHVFNWDYFKDAEYADAAGNAQGLARISTLVNAIRKEKGRANTLLLDAGDTIQGTPLTYYYAKVDPITAKGGPVHPMAQAMNAIGYDAVALGNHEFNYGIETLRKFESQCDFPLLGANALDAKTLKPAFPPYFMKTFRVHGAPPVKVAVLGLTNPGIAIWDKAYVQGKLTFPGLEEQAAKWVPKLRSMGADVVVVSAHSGASGTSSYGDQVPYVENSAALVAQQVPGIDAILVGHAHLEIPELKVTNAASGKTVVLSEPLAFAERMSVFDFQLVFERGCWRVESVAASVRNTNAVADDPRITRLLKDEHDVVVAYVNQVVGSATETLTTVEARYKDAPIIDLITKVQEDVVRAALVGTQYASLPVIAQASPFSRTSEIPAGDVTIRDLSSLYVYDNTLVAKVLTGAQVRAYLEYSANYFVRTPAGAVVDTEKLTNANSRPDYNYDYVSGLRYDIDIAQAEGSRIKNLTYGGAPLDDAQQFVFAVNNYRANGGGAFPFVASAPEVWSESTEIRTRIAEWVTAKGSLDPAEFASVDWKLTREGTPVF from the coding sequence ATGCCGTTGAACCGTCGTAAGTTCCTGAAGAAGTCCGCCGTGACGGGTGCGGGGGTGGCGTTCGCGGGTGCGGTCGGCGCGCCCGCGGCGCAGGCTGTGGAGGCGAGGAAGGGGCATCGGCCGGTGAAGCGGTACGCGCTGACGGTGATGGGCACGACGGATCTGCACGGGCACGTGTTCAACTGGGACTACTTCAAGGACGCGGAGTACGCGGACGCGGCGGGGAACGCGCAGGGTCTGGCGCGGATCTCGACGCTGGTGAACGCGATCCGCAAGGAGAAGGGCCGCGCCAACACCCTGCTGCTGGACGCGGGTGACACGATCCAGGGCACGCCGTTGACGTACTACTACGCGAAGGTGGATCCGATCACCGCCAAGGGTGGTCCGGTGCATCCGATGGCGCAGGCGATGAACGCGATCGGCTATGACGCGGTGGCGCTGGGGAACCACGAGTTCAACTACGGGATCGAGACGCTGCGGAAGTTCGAGTCGCAGTGCGACTTCCCGCTGCTCGGTGCGAACGCGCTGGACGCGAAGACGCTGAAGCCGGCGTTCCCCCCGTACTTCATGAAGACGTTCCGCGTTCATGGGGCGCCGCCGGTGAAGGTGGCGGTGCTGGGGTTGACGAACCCGGGGATCGCGATCTGGGACAAGGCGTATGTGCAGGGGAAGTTGACGTTCCCGGGGCTTGAGGAGCAGGCGGCGAAGTGGGTGCCGAAGCTGCGGTCGATGGGTGCGGACGTGGTTGTGGTGTCGGCGCATTCGGGTGCGTCGGGGACGTCGTCGTACGGTGACCAGGTGCCGTACGTGGAGAACTCGGCGGCGCTGGTGGCGCAGCAGGTGCCGGGGATCGACGCGATTCTGGTGGGTCACGCGCATCTGGAGATCCCGGAGCTGAAGGTGACGAACGCGGCGTCGGGGAAGACGGTGGTGTTGTCGGAGCCGTTGGCGTTCGCGGAGCGGATGTCGGTGTTCGACTTCCAGTTGGTCTTCGAGCGGGGTTGCTGGCGGGTGGAGTCGGTGGCGGCGTCGGTGCGGAACACGAACGCGGTGGCGGACGATCCGAGGATCACGCGGTTGTTGAAGGACGAGCACGATGTGGTCGTGGCGTATGTCAACCAGGTGGTGGGGTCGGCGACGGAGACGTTGACGACGGTGGAGGCGCGGTACAAGGACGCGCCGATCATCGATCTGATCACCAAGGTCCAGGAGGACGTGGTGCGGGCGGCGTTGGTGGGGACGCAGTATGCGTCGTTGCCGGTGATCGCGCAGGCGTCGCCGTTCTCGCGGACGTCGGAGATTCCGGCGGGGGATGTGACGATCCGGGATCTGTCGAGTCTGTACGTGTACGACAACACGTTGGTGGCGAAGGTGCTGACGGGTGCTCAGGTGCGGGCGTATCTGGAGTACTCGGCGAACTATTTCGTGCGGACGCCGGCGGGTGCGGTGGTCGACACGGAGAAGCTGACGAACGCGAACAGCCGGCCGGACTACAACTACGACTATGTGTCGGGTCTGCGGTACGACATCGACATCGCGCAGGCGGAGGGTTCGCGGATCAAGAACCTGACGTACGGCGGGGCGCCGTTGGACGATGCGCAGCAGTTCGTGTTCGCGGTGAACAACTACCGGGCGAACGGCGGGGGTGCGTTCCCGTTCGTGGCGTCGGCGCCCGAGGTGTGGTCGGAGTCGACGGAGATCCGGACGCGGATCGCGGAGTGGGTGACGGCGAAGGGGTCGCTGGACCCGGCGGAGTTCGCCTCGGTGGACTGGAAGCTGACGCGTGAGGGCACGCCGGTGTTCTAG
- a CDS encoding lysine N(6)-hydroxylase/L-ornithine N(5)-oxygenase family protein — translation MSPTPHTPRPAAEAPRDLVGIGIGPFNLSLAALAHPLTELDTVFYEQRPGFDWHPGMLIDGATLQVPFLADLVTLADPANPWSFLNYLKARERLFPFYFAERFHIQRAEYDAYCRWVADNLPGLRFAHQVDAVRWNPERDVFEVDFTQLDTDGEAEALGRSYTRNIVLGVGTAPHIPEPLKPLVDAPGVPVIHAADYLKHREQFLTADHITVIGAGQSGAEIFLDLLRNRPTGHEKIHWLARTEAFAPMEYSKLGLEHFTPDYTRYFHALTEPVRDRLVAAQWQLHKGIDADTIAAIHDELYRRTLHGGWPDAVLTPAVTVRTAGRVATTKVELHLEHVQQGARSRLTTDAVVLATGYRERPIGPLLAGLDPYLRRDRAERPAIDDQFRLVLDPAVTGHVYVQNAELHTHGVGTPDLGLAAWRSATILNTLTGKDPYPLPTRTSFTTFGLEPTPRVPAARKETRTLTPLVDGR, via the coding sequence ATGAGCCCGACGCCCCACACCCCGCGCCCCGCAGCCGAAGCACCCCGCGACCTGGTCGGCATCGGCATCGGCCCCTTCAACCTCTCCCTCGCCGCCCTCGCCCACCCCCTGACCGAACTCGACACCGTCTTCTACGAACAACGCCCCGGCTTCGACTGGCACCCCGGCATGCTCATCGACGGCGCCACCCTCCAAGTCCCCTTCCTCGCCGACCTCGTCACCCTCGCCGACCCCGCCAACCCCTGGTCCTTCCTCAACTACCTCAAAGCCCGCGAACGCCTCTTCCCCTTCTACTTCGCCGAGCGCTTCCACATCCAGCGCGCCGAATACGACGCCTACTGCCGCTGGGTCGCCGACAACCTCCCCGGACTCCGCTTCGCCCACCAGGTCGACGCCGTCCGCTGGAACCCCGAACGTGACGTCTTCGAAGTCGACTTCACCCAACTCGACACCGACGGCGAAGCCGAAGCCCTCGGCCGCTCCTACACCCGCAACATCGTCCTCGGCGTCGGCACCGCCCCCCACATCCCCGAACCCCTCAAACCCCTCGTCGACGCCCCCGGCGTGCCCGTCATCCACGCCGCCGACTACCTCAAACACCGCGAACAGTTCCTCACCGCCGACCACATCACCGTCATCGGCGCCGGCCAGTCCGGCGCCGAGATCTTCCTCGACCTCCTCCGCAACCGCCCCACCGGACACGAGAAGATCCACTGGCTCGCCCGCACCGAAGCGTTCGCCCCCATGGAGTACTCCAAACTCGGCCTCGAACACTTCACCCCCGACTACACCCGCTACTTCCACGCCCTCACCGAACCCGTCCGCGACCGGCTCGTCGCCGCCCAATGGCAACTCCACAAAGGCATCGACGCCGACACCATCGCCGCCATCCACGACGAGCTCTACCGCCGCACCCTCCACGGCGGCTGGCCCGACGCCGTCCTCACCCCCGCCGTCACCGTCCGCACCGCAGGACGCGTCGCCACCACCAAAGTCGAACTCCACCTCGAACACGTCCAACAAGGCGCCCGCTCCCGCCTCACCACCGACGCCGTCGTCCTCGCCACCGGCTACCGCGAACGCCCCATCGGCCCCCTCCTCGCCGGACTCGACCCCTACCTCCGCCGCGACAGAGCCGAACGACCCGCCATCGACGACCAGTTCCGCCTCGTCCTCGACCCCGCCGTCACCGGACACGTCTACGTCCAGAACGCCGAACTCCACACCCACGGCGTCGGCACCCCCGACCTCGGCCTCGCCGCCTGGCGCAGCGCCACCATCCTCAACACCCTCACCGGCAAGGACCCCTACCCCCTCCCCACCCGCACCTCCTTCACCACCTTCGGCCTCGAACCCACCCCCCGCGTCCCCGCCGCCCGCAAGGAAACCCGCACCCTCACCCCCCTCGTCGACGGCAGATGA
- a CDS encoding SIMPL domain-containing protein, whose translation MTPTTETATPYGTPDTPRLAVRGEAHLEVDPEIARIGITVTARGKDRREALADLTRRNTLALDLVKTHGDSVERVETGHFSISPELGRHGRGERVRAYHGHVHITAELNDFTALGELTTALADLDLTRVDGPWWDLRPDSPTHRAARRQAVHEAVRRAREYAEALGTTLAALVELADTGVEPPPLPAPGGARFRRAAFAADPTDDEPAPLDLEPQRQHVHAQVDARFTMAPPQL comes from the coding sequence ATGACCCCCACCACCGAAACCGCCACCCCCTACGGCACCCCCGACACCCCCCGCCTCGCCGTCCGCGGCGAAGCCCACCTCGAAGTCGACCCCGAGATCGCCCGCATCGGCATCACCGTCACCGCCCGCGGCAAGGACCGCCGCGAAGCACTCGCCGACCTCACCCGCCGCAACACCCTCGCCCTCGACCTCGTCAAAACCCACGGCGACAGCGTCGAACGCGTCGAAACCGGCCACTTCTCCATCAGCCCCGAACTCGGCCGGCACGGCCGCGGCGAACGCGTCCGCGCCTACCACGGCCACGTCCACATCACCGCCGAGCTCAACGACTTCACCGCCCTCGGCGAACTCACCACCGCCCTCGCCGACCTCGACCTCACCCGCGTCGACGGCCCCTGGTGGGACCTCCGACCCGACTCACCCACCCACCGCGCCGCCCGCCGCCAAGCCGTCCACGAAGCGGTCCGACGCGCCCGCGAATACGCCGAAGCCCTCGGCACCACCCTCGCCGCCCTCGTCGAACTCGCCGACACCGGAGTCGAACCCCCACCCCTCCCCGCACCCGGCGGCGCCCGCTTCCGACGCGCGGCCTTCGCCGCCGACCCCACAGACGACGAACCCGCCCCCCTCGACCTCGAACCCCAGCGTCAACACGTCCACGCCCAGGTCGACGCCCGCTTCACCATGGCCCCACCCCAGCTCTGA
- a CDS encoding ANTAR domain-containing response regulator translates to MTAPESPQPVDAPDDDKSHVPPLTTRVVIAEDEALIRLDLKEMLEEEGYTVVGEAGDGEQAVELAREHKPDLVILDVKMPKLDGISAAEKIAEESIAPVLMLTAFSQRDLVERARDAGAMAYLVKPFSKSDVVPAIEMAVSRFTELKALEQEIADLTQRLETRKLVDRAKSVLQTEYGLTEPAAFRWIQKTSMDRRMSMQQVAEAVIQDAEEKKASKG, encoded by the coding sequence GTGACCGCCCCCGAGTCGCCCCAGCCCGTAGACGCGCCCGACGACGACAAGTCGCACGTGCCTCCGCTGACGACCCGTGTCGTCATCGCCGAGGACGAGGCGCTGATCCGTCTCGACCTCAAGGAGATGCTCGAGGAGGAGGGCTACACCGTCGTCGGTGAGGCGGGTGACGGTGAGCAGGCCGTCGAGCTGGCCCGTGAGCACAAGCCGGACCTGGTGATCCTCGACGTGAAGATGCCGAAGCTCGACGGCATCTCGGCGGCGGAGAAGATCGCCGAGGAGTCGATCGCTCCGGTGCTGATGCTGACGGCGTTCTCGCAGCGCGACCTGGTGGAGCGTGCGCGGGACGCGGGCGCGATGGCGTACCTGGTGAAGCCGTTCAGCAAGAGTGACGTGGTGCCGGCCATCGAGATGGCGGTGTCGCGGTTCACGGAGCTGAAGGCGCTGGAGCAGGAGATCGCGGATCTGACGCAGCGGCTGGAGACGCGGAAGCTGGTGGACCGTGCGAAGTCGGTGCTGCAGACGGAGTACGGGCTGACGGAGCCGGCGGCGTTCCGGTGGATCCAGAAGACGTCGATGGATCGTCGGATGTCGATGCAGCAGGTCGCCGAGGCGGTCATTCAGGACGCCGAGGAGAAGAAGGCGTCGAAGGGCTAG
- a CDS encoding pyridoxal phosphate-dependent decarboxylase family protein, giving the protein MSTPPLASGPEGPDALRPLLHTVLDALTQGAAARGGPLPAGGPRHVARTLRDQAGDLLPRHGDAGALHDLVRALAEGAADPADPLCAAHLHCPPLAVAVAADLAASALNPSLDSWDQAPAASELETLLTRTLAHEVYGTPHSDALVTTGGTESNHLALLLAREAHGGIQLVHGAGAHHSLHRAAWLLGLPEPVVVPAPAGTLDPAALDNALTALHGPLLVAATAGTTDAGLIDPLPDIADLCATHGARLHIDAAYGGGLLLSDRHRHKLDGLTHAHTVTLDLHKLGWQPVAAGLLAVRDPADLTPLAHRADYLNADDDTEAGHPDLLGRSLRTTRRPDILKIAVTLKTLGRDGIGALVDQVCAHAHELADLITAHPGFELYDRPTISTVLFRPTGATDDTVAAVRRTLLDQGLAVLGRATLDGRRWLKATLLNPHTRPGDLATLLKLVEGHTPR; this is encoded by the coding sequence ATGAGCACGCCGCCCCTCGCCTCAGGCCCCGAAGGCCCCGACGCACTGCGGCCGTTGCTCCACACCGTCCTCGACGCCCTCACCCAGGGCGCCGCCGCGCGCGGCGGACCCCTCCCCGCCGGCGGACCCCGACACGTCGCCCGCACCCTCCGCGACCAGGCCGGCGACCTCCTGCCCCGCCACGGCGACGCAGGCGCCCTCCACGACCTCGTCCGCGCCCTCGCCGAAGGCGCCGCCGACCCCGCCGACCCCCTCTGCGCCGCCCACCTGCACTGCCCACCCCTCGCCGTAGCCGTCGCCGCCGACCTCGCCGCCTCCGCCCTCAACCCCTCCCTCGACTCCTGGGACCAGGCACCGGCCGCCTCCGAACTCGAAACACTCCTCACCCGCACCCTCGCCCACGAGGTGTACGGCACCCCCCACAGCGACGCCCTCGTCACCACCGGCGGCACCGAGTCCAACCACCTCGCCCTCCTCCTCGCCCGCGAAGCCCACGGCGGCATCCAACTCGTCCACGGAGCAGGCGCCCACCACTCCCTCCACCGCGCCGCCTGGCTCCTCGGCCTCCCCGAACCCGTCGTCGTCCCCGCCCCCGCCGGCACCCTCGACCCCGCGGCCCTCGACAACGCCCTCACCGCACTCCACGGCCCCCTCCTCGTCGCCGCCACCGCCGGCACCACCGACGCCGGACTCATCGACCCCCTCCCGGACATCGCCGACCTCTGCGCCACCCACGGCGCCCGCCTCCACATCGACGCCGCCTACGGCGGAGGCCTCCTCCTCAGCGACCGGCACCGCCACAAACTCGACGGACTCACCCACGCCCACACCGTCACCCTCGACCTGCACAAACTCGGCTGGCAGCCCGTCGCCGCAGGCCTCCTCGCCGTCCGCGACCCCGCCGACCTCACCCCCCTCGCCCACCGCGCCGACTACCTCAACGCCGACGACGACACCGAAGCCGGCCACCCCGACCTCCTCGGCCGCTCCCTGCGCACCACCCGACGCCCCGACATCCTCAAGATCGCCGTCACCCTCAAAACCCTCGGCCGCGACGGCATCGGCGCCCTCGTCGACCAGGTCTGCGCCCACGCCCACGAACTCGCCGACCTCATCACCGCCCACCCCGGCTTCGAGCTCTACGACCGGCCCACCATCAGCACCGTCCTGTTCCGGCCCACCGGCGCCACCGACGACACCGTCGCCGCCGTCCGCCGCACCCTCCTCGACCAAGGCCTCGCCGTCCTCGGCCGCGCCACCCTCGACGGCCGCCGCTGGCTCAAAGCCACCCTCCTCAACCCCCACACCCGGCCCGGCGACCTGGCCACGCTCCTGAAACTGGTGGAAGGACACACCCCCCGATGA